One region of Flavobacterium pisciphilum genomic DNA includes:
- a CDS encoding mechanosensitive ion channel family protein, with protein sequence MNLNPDQISNYANQLIQVLVDYSPKLISAFLILFVGLYIIRVINRLIRRIMVKRNLDPTLTKFLADILLWALRILLFVSFISKLGIETSSFVAILGAMGLAVGLSLQGSLSNFAGGMLIILFKPFKVGDTIEAQGMVGTVSEIQIFVTKLLAGNNQTVFIPNGALSNGTIINYSMQGQRRADLTFAVAYDADIKKTKDILERILNDNPNVLKNPAPEVFVKNLTTSSIEFAVRPWAKNENYGIVFSQTLENCKIALDEAGISIQPYTLQK encoded by the coding sequence ATGAACTTAAATCCTGATCAAATCAGTAATTACGCTAATCAATTAATTCAAGTACTAGTTGATTATTCACCTAAACTAATATCTGCCTTTCTTATCCTATTTGTAGGGCTTTACATTATTCGTGTAATCAATAGATTAATACGTCGAATAATGGTAAAACGAAATCTGGACCCTACCTTAACGAAATTCCTAGCTGATATTTTATTATGGGCTTTACGAATATTACTATTTGTTTCATTCATTTCTAAACTGGGTATAGAAACATCATCATTTGTTGCCATTCTAGGAGCTATGGGTCTTGCTGTAGGTTTATCTCTTCAAGGGTCTCTTTCTAATTTTGCAGGTGGTATGCTTATTATTCTTTTCAAACCTTTTAAAGTTGGTGATACTATTGAAGCACAAGGCATGGTTGGAACTGTATCTGAAATACAAATATTTGTAACTAAATTGTTAGCTGGAAACAACCAAACGGTATTTATACCAAATGGAGCTTTATCTAATGGTACAATTATTAACTATTCTATGCAAGGACAACGTAGAGCAGACTTAACATTTGCTGTTGCCTATGATGCTGATATTAAAAAAACTAAAGACATTCTTGAGAGAATTTTAAACGACAATCCGAATGTGCTTAAGAATCCTGCTCCGGAAGTTTTCGTAAAAAACTTAACAACTAGTTCCATAGAATTTGCTGTACGTCCTTGGGCAAAAAATGAAAATTATGGAATAGTTTTTTCTCAGACTTTAGAGAATTGTAAAATTGCTTTAGATGAAGCGGGAATTTCAATTCAGCCTTATACTCTACAAAAATAA
- a CDS encoding apolipoprotein A1/A4/E family protein has protein sequence MGLSSFFKNLFGTAKESATEFASQAENTFEEAKEAAAPYIEKAETLAGETIDKIKEVSTPYLEKAETFAGETIEKVKEVSAPYLEKAETLAEETIEKVKEVAAPVLNNTEKASDNLDKVVDSVKENTTSSTIVEEAKSLTTDAADEASDEVLNK, from the coding sequence ATGGGATTATCATCGTTTTTTAAGAATTTATTCGGCACTGCTAAGGAATCTGCTACAGAGTTTGCAAGCCAAGCCGAAAACACATTTGAAGAAGCCAAAGAAGCTGCAGCACCCTATATCGAAAAAGCTGAAACACTAGCTGGAGAAACAATAGATAAAATAAAAGAAGTGTCTACTCCATATCTTGAAAAAGCGGAAACATTTGCTGGAGAAACAATAGAAAAAGTTAAAGAAGTATCTGCTCCATATCTTGAAAAAGCGGAGACATTAGCCGAAGAAACAATAGAAAAAGTTAAGGAAGTAGCAGCTCCTGTATTAAATAATACTGAGAAAGCTTCAGATAATTTAGATAAAGTAGTTGACTCAGTTAAAGAAAATACCACTTCTAGTACAATTGTCGAAGAAGCTAAATCTCTTACAACTGATGCTGCCGATGAAGCTTCAGATGAAGTATTAAATAAATAG
- a CDS encoding NifU family protein, which translates to MTKLTIKETQNPSILKFEFPDFITKNESFEFKNIDEAKSSPLAQKLFYLPFVKTVYISGNFIAIEKYSIVEWDDVKDAVVDQIETFVNDGGVIIAIDENKPKKQPITVYGESTPNPAALKFVVSRMLTKNAIEYKNIDQTASSPLAKELFKFPYVKEIFIDENYISVTKYEINDWQEITLELRTFIKQYIENGGTVLDESLIEVATKNDVTKDEAFDKLDTTSQQIINILEEYVKPAVAADGGNIAFDSYNETDKTVKVILQGACSGCPSSTFTLKSGIENMLKSMLNDDNIKVEAVNA; encoded by the coding sequence ATGACAAAACTCACTATAAAAGAAACACAAAATCCTAGTATATTAAAATTTGAATTTCCAGACTTTATAACTAAAAATGAGAGCTTTGAATTTAAAAACATTGATGAAGCTAAAAGTTCTCCACTAGCACAAAAACTATTCTATTTACCGTTCGTAAAAACAGTATACATCTCAGGTAATTTTATTGCCATTGAGAAATACAGTATTGTTGAATGGGATGATGTAAAAGATGCTGTAGTTGACCAAATCGAAACATTTGTAAACGATGGTGGAGTAATTATTGCTATTGACGAAAATAAACCAAAGAAACAACCTATAACTGTTTACGGTGAATCAACTCCTAATCCTGCTGCTTTAAAATTTGTAGTAAGCAGAATGTTGACAAAAAATGCAATTGAATACAAGAATATTGATCAAACTGCCTCTTCGCCTCTAGCTAAAGAATTATTTAAATTCCCTTACGTAAAAGAAATTTTTATCGATGAGAATTACATCTCGGTAACTAAATATGAAATTAACGACTGGCAGGAAATCACTCTTGAACTAAGAACTTTCATCAAACAATATATTGAAAATGGAGGAACCGTTTTAGACGAAAGTTTAATTGAAGTAGCAACCAAAAATGATGTTACTAAAGATGAAGCTTTTGACAAACTGGATACTACATCACAACAGATTATTAATATATTAGAAGAATACGTAAAACCTGCTGTAGCAGCTGATGGTGGAAATATTGCTTTTGATTCGTATAATGAAACTGATAAAACTGTAAAAGTAATTTTGCAAGGGGCTTGTAGTGGTTGTCCTTCTTCGACTTTTACTCTTAAAAGTGGTATAGAAAACATGCTAAAAAGCATGTTAAATGATGACAATATTAAAGTAGAAGCTGTAAACGCATAA
- a CDS encoding PorP/SprF family type IX secretion system membrane protein — MYSKIKYSIFILFIFSYAYSQEGIPVYSDYLSDNYYLIHPSMAGAANCAKLRLTARKQWFGQDDAPALQTLSFNGRIGDRSGAGVILFNDKNGYHSQKGIKLTYAYHILFSRDEIDLNQLSFGINAGVIQNQLDETSFGEFDPIVFGNIQKDSYFNVDFGASYNFLNFYAHATVQGAVETRRQIYTDFESDNLRKYLLSAGYVFGNKRKLLWEPSVLFQLFDKTKEKLIDFNLKAYKNMDFGSVWAGLSYRRSFDGAQYYNGSSMSTQKLQYITPILGVNYKNFMFAYTYSQVTGNVKFDNGAYHQITLGLNLFCKREKYDCDCPAIN; from the coding sequence ATGTATTCTAAAATTAAATATTCAATTTTTATTTTATTTATATTTTCATATGCTTACTCACAAGAAGGTATTCCCGTTTATTCAGATTATTTATCAGATAACTATTATTTGATACATCCTTCGATGGCAGGAGCAGCAAATTGTGCAAAACTTAGATTAACAGCACGCAAGCAATGGTTCGGCCAAGATGATGCACCAGCACTTCAGACTTTAAGTTTTAATGGTCGTATTGGTGATAGATCAGGGGCAGGAGTTATACTTTTTAATGATAAAAATGGATATCATTCTCAAAAAGGAATCAAACTTACTTATGCTTATCATATTCTTTTTTCGAGAGATGAAATAGATTTAAATCAGCTATCATTCGGTATTAATGCAGGAGTAATTCAGAATCAGTTAGACGAAACTTCATTTGGAGAATTTGATCCAATTGTTTTTGGAAACATCCAAAAGGATTCTTATTTTAATGTAGATTTTGGAGCATCCTATAATTTTCTTAATTTCTATGCACATGCTACAGTCCAAGGTGCGGTAGAAACAAGACGACAGATATATACAGACTTTGAAAGCGATAATCTCAGAAAATATCTTTTGAGTGCAGGGTATGTTTTTGGAAATAAAAGAAAACTATTATGGGAACCTTCGGTGCTTTTTCAATTGTTTGATAAAACGAAAGAGAAGTTAATCGATTTTAATCTAAAAGCTTACAAAAACATGGATTTTGGTAGTGTTTGGGCTGGATTATCATATAGAAGAAGTTTTGATGGAGCTCAGTATTATAATGGTTCAAGTATGTCTACTCAAAAATTACAATACATAACACCTATTTTAGGAGTTAATTATAAAAATTTTATGTTTGCCTACACATACTCACAAGTTACAGGTAATGTAAAATTTGATAATGGAGCATATCATCAAATTACATTGGGGCTTAACTTATTCTGTAAGCGTGAAAAATATGATTGCGATTGCCCTGCGATAAACTAA
- a CDS encoding gamma carbonic anhydrase family protein, which yields MLIKTVNGKTPNIPNDCYVAENATIVGDVSFGDSCSVWFNAVIRGDVNFIKIGNKVNIQDGAIIHCTYQKHPTIIGNNVSIGHNAIVHGCTIQDNVLIGMGAIVMDNCVVESNAIIAAGAVVTQNTIVTSGSIYAGVPAKKVKDIDQSDFAGEIERISNNYVMYSSWFKEEEK from the coding sequence ATGCTGATAAAAACTGTAAACGGAAAAACACCAAATATTCCAAATGATTGTTATGTAGCCGAAAATGCAACAATTGTAGGAGATGTTTCTTTTGGAGATTCATGTAGTGTTTGGTTCAATGCTGTAATTAGGGGAGATGTTAATTTTATTAAAATAGGAAATAAAGTTAATATACAAGACGGGGCTATTATTCATTGTACTTATCAAAAACATCCAACAATTATAGGAAATAATGTTTCTATTGGACATAATGCAATTGTACATGGTTGTACAATTCAAGATAATGTATTAATAGGAATGGGAGCAATTGTAATGGATAATTGTGTAGTCGAAAGCAATGCTATTATCGCTGCTGGAGCAGTAGTAACTCAAAATACCATCGTTACTTCAGGCAGTATTTATGCTGGAGTACCAGCTAAGAAAGTCAAAGACATTGACCAATCAGATTTTGCTGGCGAAATCGAGCGTATTTCTAATAATTATGTAATGTATTCGAGCTGGTTTAAGGAAGAGGAGAAATAG
- a CDS encoding LytR/AlgR family response regulator transcription factor, which yields MKCVIIDDEPLAVELLKDFVSKIDSLELVSTFNNAIDAISIINQTNIDLIFLDIEMPHFSGIDFLNAIEKKPLVIFTTAYSDYAVEGFNLGAVDYLVKPIPFHRFLKSVVRAQQLFNPLHIPASVNPISAPEINQDFIFVRAEYENIKLNFSDILFIEGLKDYVKIYTTDNKYTLTLISLMKLENLLSSKGFSRIHRSYIINIKHVKSIQKNKALIGDKRIPISESYKNAFFEKINL from the coding sequence ATGAAATGTGTAATTATAGATGATGAACCGTTGGCGGTAGAATTACTTAAAGATTTTGTTAGTAAAATTGATTCTTTAGAATTAGTAAGCACTTTTAACAATGCAATTGATGCTATTTCTATTATAAATCAAACAAACATCGATTTGATCTTTTTGGATATTGAAATGCCTCATTTTTCAGGAATAGATTTTCTAAATGCTATCGAGAAAAAACCTTTAGTTATTTTCACGACAGCCTATTCTGATTATGCCGTTGAAGGATTTAATCTAGGAGCTGTAGATTATTTAGTTAAGCCAATTCCGTTTCATCGTTTCTTAAAATCGGTTGTACGTGCACAACAATTATTCAATCCGTTACATATTCCTGCAAGTGTAAACCCTATTTCTGCTCCTGAGATTAATCAGGATTTCATTTTTGTTAGAGCTGAATATGAGAATATAAAACTAAACTTTTCGGATATTTTATTTATTGAGGGATTAAAAGATTATGTGAAAATTTATACTACAGACAACAAGTATACTTTAACTCTAATAAGCCTTATGAAGCTTGAAAACCTACTTTCTAGTAAAGGTTTCTCCAGAATTCATCGATCGTATATTATTAATATTAAGCATGTAAAATCAATCCAAAAAAACAAAGCTTTGATTGGAGATAAAAGAATTCCTATTAGTGAAAGCTATAAAAATGCTTTCTTCGAAAAAATAAATTTATAA
- a CDS encoding sensor histidine kinase: MNIEITKNTNTNKILFHSVIWTFFILTSLIQFYESPFQINSDFYVQWITGIILFYLNYFYLVPALLLQKKYWLYSAFIVALIITFMIIRASYFIPEIQMAKRILPPKMLAIDEDGHPIPKNLKFRTTMAVQPLFFKIAPSFFYILIVTISAIIKTLSEFYNNQQNKLIAETHRTTTELIYLRKQTNPHFLFNSLNSIYSLAHKKSDLVPDAIVTLSELMRYMLYETDNKTVALEKEINYIQNYIELQKLRLNNIENITINVHGEPKNKFIEPLLLISFVENAFKYGTDYKGAAFVKIRIVIEENSLDFWVENKVENYKKDPENSGIGLTNIKSRLDLLYPEAHELKITETKKFYNVHLNLKLDQIQTPLPKA, from the coding sequence ATGAATATTGAAATAACCAAAAATACAAATACAAACAAGATTCTATTTCACAGTGTGATATGGACTTTCTTTATCCTTACTTCATTGATTCAATTTTACGAAAGCCCCTTTCAGATAAATTCAGATTTTTATGTCCAATGGATTACTGGAATTATATTATTTTATCTAAACTATTTCTATTTAGTGCCTGCGTTGCTTTTGCAGAAAAAATACTGGCTCTATTCGGCTTTCATAGTAGCACTTATTATCACTTTTATGATTATTCGAGCAAGCTATTTTATCCCAGAAATCCAAATGGCGAAAAGAATTCTTCCCCCAAAAATGCTAGCTATAGACGAAGATGGGCATCCAATCCCTAAAAACTTAAAATTTAGAACCACTATGGCTGTACAACCATTGTTTTTTAAAATAGCACCTTCCTTCTTTTATATCCTAATAGTAACAATAAGTGCTATCATCAAAACATTGTCAGAATTTTATAATAACCAACAGAACAAATTAATAGCTGAAACTCATCGAACAACTACCGAATTAATTTATTTACGAAAACAAACAAACCCTCATTTTTTATTCAATTCATTAAATAGTATTTATTCTTTGGCTCATAAAAAATCAGATTTAGTTCCTGATGCAATCGTCACATTATCTGAATTGATGCGCTATATGTTATATGAAACCGATAATAAAACTGTAGCTCTCGAGAAAGAGATAAACTATATTCAAAACTATATCGAACTACAAAAATTAAGATTAAACAACATCGAGAATATCACAATTAATGTTCATGGTGAACCTAAAAACAAATTCATTGAACCACTATTATTAATATCATTTGTAGAGAATGCATTTAAGTATGGAACAGACTATAAAGGTGCTGCTTTTGTAAAAATAAGAATCGTTATCGAAGAAAACAGCCTAGATTTTTGGGTCGAAAATAAGGTTGAAAACTATAAAAAGGACCCTGAAAATTCTGGAATTGGATTAACGAATATTAAGAGTCGTTTGGATCTTCTATATCCAGAAGCACATGAACTAAAAATAACTGAAACTAAAAAGTTTTATAATGTACATCTCAACTTAAAACTTGACCAGATACAAACGCCATTACCAAAAGCCTAA
- a CDS encoding DUF4907 domain-containing protein — MMMIINLKKQFFWVKIQKNYSCLFSKTITIATVLLITACNNKENYHVESIKTANGWGYTIANDERIIIKQTVVPVINTNKSFTTEKDALKTAHLVVKKLEANLSPTITKKDLILLDISI; from the coding sequence ATGATGATGATAATTAATCTAAAAAAACAATTCTTCTGGGTAAAAATCCAGAAGAATTATTCTTGCTTATTCTCAAAGACTATTACAATAGCTACTGTACTGCTAATTACAGCTTGTAATAATAAAGAAAACTATCATGTAGAATCCATAAAAACGGCCAATGGTTGGGGATATACAATTGCCAATGATGAGAGAATCATAATTAAACAAACCGTAGTTCCTGTCATTAATACTAACAAGAGTTTTACAACTGAAAAGGATGCATTAAAAACAGCTCATTTAGTGGTTAAGAAGCTTGAAGCTAATTTATCTCCTACAATAACAAAAAAAGATTTAATTTTATTAGATATAAGTATCTAA
- a CDS encoding Kelch repeat-containing protein: protein MNSLKKGILFATFIISLTFVGCSNDNSDDELIGNWIKKSAFDGPARSSATSFVIGAYAYVATGYTGDERLKDLWVYNSTGDYWEQKADFIGVARNAASAFELNGKGYIGLGYDGTNRLKDFYEYNPTTNIWEQKADFTGSARYSAVGFQVGGKAYFGTGYDGNYLKDFYQYNQDSNTWTQVNGFSGDKRRNATVFVINNKAYLGTGVNNGVNQNDFWQFDPSTDVWTKKRNLDDSESDHDTYYIKRSNASSFTMNGLGYILCGEGLKSVWEYNPITDIWKERTALEGSSRTDAIGFAINDRGFVLLGRSGSSYFDDAWEFKPLEEQNDDDN, encoded by the coding sequence ATGAATAGCTTAAAAAAAGGAATATTATTCGCAACATTTATTATAAGTCTCACTTTTGTGGGTTGTAGTAACGATAATTCTGATGATGAATTGATAGGAAACTGGATTAAAAAATCTGCTTTTGATGGTCCAGCAAGATCCAGTGCCACAAGTTTTGTAATTGGAGCCTATGCCTATGTAGCAACTGGATATACAGGTGATGAACGTTTAAAAGATCTTTGGGTATATAATTCAACGGGAGATTATTGGGAGCAAAAAGCAGACTTTATAGGAGTTGCAAGAAATGCAGCATCTGCATTTGAGCTAAACGGAAAAGGATATATTGGACTTGGTTATGATGGAACTAATAGATTGAAAGATTTTTACGAATACAACCCAACAACAAATATTTGGGAACAAAAAGCAGATTTTACAGGTAGTGCACGTTATTCGGCTGTAGGGTTTCAAGTTGGAGGAAAGGCCTATTTCGGGACTGGTTACGACGGAAATTATTTAAAAGACTTTTATCAATACAATCAAGACTCCAATACCTGGACTCAAGTTAATGGTTTTAGCGGGGATAAAAGAAGAAATGCAACTGTTTTTGTAATTAATAATAAAGCCTATTTAGGCACTGGTGTAAACAATGGTGTAAACCAAAATGATTTTTGGCAATTTGATCCAAGTACTGATGTTTGGACAAAAAAAAGAAACTTAGATGACAGTGAAAGCGACCATGATACCTATTATATAAAACGTTCAAATGCTTCTAGTTTCACTATGAACGGTTTAGGATATATACTTTGTGGAGAAGGTTTAAAATCAGTTTGGGAATATAATCCAATTACTGATATTTGGAAAGAAAGAACTGCATTAGAAGGGTCTTCTAGAACTGATGCTATAGGATTTGCAATTAATGATAGAGGATTTGTTTTATTAGGAAGATCTGGCTCTTCTTATTTTGATGATGCATGGGAATTTAAACCACTTGAAGAACAAAATGATGATGATAATTAA
- a CDS encoding DUF6268 family outer membrane beta-barrel protein: MKIKPLLSLLIMAPMFTIYAQDGFSMDLNIKTEPADKITLNETSIGISAYKNINAKNKVTNTLQYKNIEAKYDIEDYDYKYNYSSYNSIKNTLSIEHQLTQKTTFNLEIEPTLNFQENINFSDLSILGGVEINQILNKNSAITIGVKRTNALGLPKITPTFSFYHKINNKAVMTIGFPNTAITYSNNIRNAFSITNHFNGDFFNLDTTYLNNNAATKVSLSQITTAFEYERNMDGNWFVNFKSGYNFNKKYHLSNHSNDNVYDFNIGNSYILNIGIKYKH; this comes from the coding sequence ATGAAAATAAAACCTTTACTATCCTTACTTATTATGGCTCCTATGTTTACAATTTATGCTCAAGATGGTTTCAGCATGGATTTGAATATAAAAACTGAACCTGCAGATAAAATCACTTTAAATGAAACTAGCATCGGGATTTCAGCATATAAAAACATCAATGCAAAAAATAAGGTCACAAATACGCTACAATACAAGAACATTGAAGCAAAGTACGACATAGAGGATTATGATTATAAATACAATTACAGTTCTTATAATAGCATTAAAAACACGTTATCAATAGAACATCAATTGACACAAAAAACAACATTTAATCTAGAAATAGAACCAACATTGAACTTTCAAGAAAATATTAATTTTTCTGATTTATCAATTTTAGGTGGAGTAGAAATTAATCAGATTTTAAACAAAAATAGCGCAATAACTATTGGAGTAAAAAGAACAAATGCTTTAGGATTACCAAAAATAACACCTACATTTTCTTTTTATCATAAAATAAATAATAAGGCTGTAATGACTATTGGTTTTCCCAATACAGCAATTACATATTCTAACAACATACGAAATGCATTTAGCATTACGAATCATTTTAATGGTGATTTTTTTAATCTGGACACTACCTATCTAAACAATAATGCAGCCACAAAAGTTAGTTTATCCCAAATTACTACTGCATTTGAATACGAAAGAAATATGGATGGAAATTGGTTTGTAAATTTTAAAAGTGGTTACAATTTTAATAAAAAATACCATCTATCAAATCATAGCAATGACAATGTTTATGATTTCAATATTGGCAATAGCTACATTCTAAACATTGGCATAAAATACAAACACTAA
- a CDS encoding DUF4270 family protein, producing the protein MYKLLLLLFLGFFVVSCNTDADAGEFVVGSDYLSIGNKVILIDTLTVDMSTINFDSLVTSSQNRILLGNYDDPIFGKVKSDSYLQLLANDYKLNIEDSDTNLPNYVYDSIAMILKYDNYFFGDTTQIQTLDIHRLTQKVKPNKEDKNFYNNSTLTYAPESLGMISYKPRPTEKDSINIRMNDAFGSELFQKLKKREVVNLDEFTEYLKGIVLTSTGASSSSVIGFKGATSVVRLYYSKYQGDAETSLVKDFSILDATKQFNAITLDKTGTIIQNLPISSSKLSSSQTENKGFIQSGTGIACRIDFPNIKQLKYIAEKGAIVDAVLFIKPVANTYSKIYPLADSLRVYVGDNLNRISGTLNNSSGTAMYALLNKASDEFNENVGYKISIGGFLQKEMLKQSDSKSSLILTLPNINKAVNRIVLGDQKFPSNKMELKIYYITY; encoded by the coding sequence ATGTACAAATTATTGTTGCTATTGTTTCTTGGTTTTTTTGTGGTCTCCTGTAATACCGATGCCGATGCAGGAGAATTTGTTGTTGGATCAGATTATTTATCTATTGGAAATAAAGTGATTTTGATCGATACATTAACGGTTGATATGTCTACAATCAATTTTGATTCATTGGTTACATCTAGCCAAAATAGAATCTTGCTAGGCAACTATGATGATCCTATTTTTGGGAAAGTAAAATCGGATAGTTATCTTCAATTATTGGCTAATGATTACAAATTGAATATAGAAGATTCAGACACGAATTTGCCAAACTATGTCTACGATTCCATAGCAATGATTTTAAAGTATGACAATTATTTTTTTGGAGATACTACTCAAATTCAGACTTTAGATATCCACCGATTGACTCAAAAAGTAAAGCCAAATAAAGAGGATAAAAATTTTTATAATAATTCAACTTTAACTTATGCTCCAGAAAGTTTAGGTATGATTTCTTATAAGCCAAGACCAACTGAAAAGGATTCTATTAATATAAGAATGAATGATGCTTTTGGTTCAGAACTTTTTCAGAAGTTAAAGAAAAGAGAGGTTGTTAATTTGGATGAATTTACAGAATATTTAAAAGGAATAGTTCTCACTTCCACAGGAGCAAGCTCATCGAGTGTTATTGGATTTAAAGGTGCTACAAGTGTAGTAAGGCTTTACTATTCAAAATACCAAGGAGATGCTGAAACTTCTTTAGTGAAGGATTTCTCTATTTTAGATGCTACCAAGCAATTTAACGCAATCACATTAGATAAGACAGGTACTATTATTCAAAACTTACCAATTTCTTCAAGTAAATTATCTAGTTCACAAACAGAAAACAAAGGCTTTATTCAGTCAGGAACGGGAATCGCATGTAGAATTGATTTTCCCAATATAAAGCAACTTAAATATATCGCCGAAAAGGGAGCAATCGTTGATGCGGTACTGTTTATAAAACCGGTTGCGAATACATATTCCAAAATCTATCCTTTGGCAGATTCATTGCGAGTTTATGTTGGAGATAATTTAAACAGAATTAGTGGTACGCTTAATAATTCGTCGGGTACAGCCATGTATGCATTATTAAATAAAGCAAGTGATGAGTTTAATGAAAATGTAGGCTATAAAATTTCGATAGGAGGTTTTTTGCAAAAAGAGATGTTGAAACAATCAGATTCGAAATCGTCATTAATCCTTACGCTACCTAATATTAATAAAGCGGTTAATCGGATTGTTTTAGGGGATCAGAAATTCCCAAGCAATAAAATGGAATTGAAAATTTATTATATTACTTATTAA